The sequence below is a genomic window from Sorangiineae bacterium MSr12523.
CAGGTTCCGCCGAATGAACCAGGAGATGCGCCACGACATGCGCGAGGACGTGCGCATCGCTCCGGGAGGTTTGCGCGAACTCGGATTGGTCAATTGGGCTCTCTGCCGCGCCATCGCCCGCGCGAGCGGCGTGCGCGAGGCGCGGCTCTTCACGACGCTCGGCCGCCATGGGCGGCTCTTTCGCGCGTGGCTCCTGTTCGCCTCGTTCCTCATGCCCAACGGCGCACTCCCCGCCGCCGAAACGGAGCTGGCCATTTTGCGCGTCGCGTTTTTGCGCGGCTGCCGCTACGAGATGGATCATCATGTTCGACTGGGGCGCCGCCGCGGCCTCTCCGCCGGCGACATCGATGCCGTGCTTCAGGACGGCGCCGCGGACTTCTTCGCAGGACGGCGCGGTGCCTTGATCCGCGCCGTCGATGGTCTCGTGGAAACGCGCCGCATCGAGCCGGCAATCTGGTCGGAGCTGCGCACCCACTACGACGAGCGGCAGCTCATCGAACTATGCCTCTTGGTGGGCCACTACGAGATGCTCGCCACCGCCATTGCGGCCCTGGGCATCGAGCGCGACTTTGGGGGCTAGCAAAAGGAAGATGACCGGCACCAAAAAGAGCGACAGCAGCGTGGACGATGTGAGCCCGCCGACGACGGCCAACGCGAGAGGCTGATTGGCCTCGGTGCCTTTTTCGAGGGCGAAGGCGGTGGGCAAAAGGCCAATGACCGTGGCGAGGCTGGTCATGGCAATGGGCACGAAACGCGAGCGTGCGGCGGCGATGATCGCTTCCAGCCTTTCCGTACCTTCGTGCATGCGGCGGTTGGCGTCGTCGACGAGGAGGATCCCATTGGAGACGGCAATGCCGACGACCATGAGAATGCCCATCAGCGCCGTGATGGAGAATCCTTGGCCCGCGCCCATGAGGGCCATGACGATGCCGAATAGCGATACGGGAATCGTAAACAACATGACGAAGGGCAGCCGCACCGACTTGAATTGCGAGGCCATCAGCATGAAGACCACCATGACCGCGAGGCCGATGGCCAGGCCGAGGCCCGAGAACGTGGTGCGCATCAATTGAACCTGGCCCACGAAGTCGAAGTGGATATTCCGGGTGCGCGGATCGCTGGCCAAACGCTTTTCCAGCTCCAATGTGGCGCTGCCGATGTCGCGCCCCTCCGTTTGCGCGAGCACGTGGGCGGCGCGCTGCAGTTGATTGCGCTCGACGGCAATGGGGCCCACGGAGCGGCGCACATGCCCATAGGCGCCGAGCGAAATGGCTTTTCCGTCGTCGGTGGCGCGGACGGGGATCTGCGCGAGTGCGCTGGGATCGCCGACGCGGTGCCCGTCGTAATAGGTGACGACGTAATAGGATTGACCATTGTTCGGATCGATCCACACGCTGGGGCTATTGATATTGCCCAAGGTGGCCTCCAGCGTGGTCTGCGCGGCATTGCGGGCGGTGACGCCCACGAGGCCCGCCTCTTCGCGCTCGGTCTCGACGCGCACCTCGGGGTAGTCGCTTTGAAGCGACACGCGCACGTCGCGCAGTCCGGGCACGGTGCGCGCCACCTCGGCGATGGCCTTGGCTTGCGCATCGAGCTCGGCGAGGTTGTCCCCGCGCACCTCGAGCACCAGCGGCGCGATGTAGCCATTGGCGAAAACGCTGGCCACGAGGCCGCCGGGCCATTGCAAGAATTCCACGCCGGGGAACTTGCGCACGAGGATTTCGCGCGCTCGGTCGGCGAGCTCGCGCTGCGAGAGCGTGCGCTTGTCGGCATCGACCAGGGATAATCGAATGAAGCCCATATTGGGGCCGCTGTTGGGGCTCGTCATGGCGCTGCGCGCATTGTTGGGCGAGCCCACGTTGGTGAGCACCAGGTCGACGTTGCCCTTGGGCAGCTCGTCGGCGAGGGCTTTGCCCATGGCCTGAACCTTCTCGGTGGCCTCGGCGAGGGAGACGCCGGGCGCGAGGCGCACGTAGACGCGCTCCATGGATTCGTCGATTTCGGGAAAGAAGGTGCTCGGCAATCGAGCGGAGACCCACACGGCCCAGACGGTGAGCACCGCGCACGCGGCCACGACGAACCAGCGAAACGGCAACACCGCGCGAAGCACGCGCGCGTAGCCCTCGGCCAGTGCGTCGATGGAGGCTTGCACGCGCCGTGCGAATTTCCCCGGCTCGGCATGCCCGAGCAGAAAGCGGCACGCCACGGGGGTGACGCACACGCTGACGAAGTACGACGCGCTCATGGCCACGGCCACCGTGAGCGCGAGCGGCGCGAAGAGCTTTTTCGCGAGGCCCGCGAGCAAGAGCACCGGCAGCAGCACCGCCATCGTCGTGAGGGTGGACGCGAGCACCGGCATCACGACGGCGCGCGTTCCCTCGAGGGCCGCCTCCGCAGTGGACATTCCGAGTCGTTGGTGCCGGTGAATGGACTCGAGCACCACGACGGCGTCGTCGACGAGCCGCCCCATGGCCAGGGTAAGCCCGCCCAAGGTGAATGCGTTCAGCGTTTGCCCCGTGGCATACAGGACGATGAGTGTGATTGCGAAGGAAAGGGGAATGGCCACCGAGACGATGAGCGTTCCGCGCACGCTTTGAAGAAAGAGCAGGATCACGAGTGCGATGAGCACCAGGGCCTGCACGATCTCCTGTTTGAGGCCATGGTACGTGGTGCGCACGAAGGTCGACTGATCGAAAATCGGTTTGACCTGCACGCCGGGCGGCAGGTTTTTCAAATGCTCGGTGGCGTTCTTCACCGCATCGACGATGTCGAGCGTGTTGCCCCCCGGAACGCGCAGCACATTGAGGTACACGGCGTTTTCGCCGTTCACGCTCACCGATTGCGTCTCCGGACTTCCGCCGTCCTCCACGCGCGCCACGTCGCGAATGAGCACCGGTTTGCCATCGCGGACTTTGACGATGGCATCGCCGATGGTCTTGATGCGCTCGGGAACGGCATTGGTGTACACGTTGGAGTCGAACGAGGGCGAGATGAAAACGCCCGATGGCAAGAGCGCATTCGACTGCGCGACGGCCGCACCGACGTCGCTCGAGGTGATGCCACGCGCCTGCGCGGCCACGGGGTCGACGACGACATTGATCTGCCGCTGCCGCCCGCCATTGAGCGCGGCGCTTGCGACGCCGGGGATCCCTTCGAGCACGGGCTCGATGTTGTTCAGCGCATAGTCGTAAAGCTGCGGGCCGGAAAGGCCGCCACCCCATACCGCGACCTGCACCACCGGCGCATTCGACGGATCGTACTGCAGCACGAAGGGCGGCAGCACCCCGAGCGACTTGGGCACGGCACTCATGGCAAATGCGGTTTGCTGCTGGACCAACGTTTGCGCGGCATTGAGGTCCGTTCCCCATTTGAGCCACACGAAGACGATGGACAAATTGTTCCGCGAGACGCTTTCGACGTGGTCCACTCCCGGCGTGGCGCTCACGTATTTTTCGATGCGCCATGTCAGCGTCTTCTCCACGTCCTTGGGGCCAAGGCCTGGGGCCAAGGTGCCGACGACCAACACGGGCGGCGTGAGCTCGGGAAAGGTGTCGACGGCCATGCGGGGCGTGACCACCGCGCTGAAGACGAGCAGCGCGACGGCGATCATCACGATGGCAATGGGATTGCGCAGGGAGAGCTTCGTCATTGGGCCACCCGGTCGCCGTCGTTGAGGAGGGCCCGGCCCTCGAGGATCACGTGTGCGCCCGGCGCGAGCTGCGGATCGAGAAACAGGGTGCCGGCGAGCTCGCCCAAAACGGGAACGCTGCGCGCGTGTGCGATGCCGTTTTCCTCGACGAAGATGCTCGCCTTCGTGCCGCGCACCGTGGCCGCGGAAAGCGGGATGGACGTGGCGGGCGAGGGGGCGCCGACCTCGATGCGGATTTCGCCGGTGGTGCCCACGGGGATGACGCTCTCGGGATCGGGCACGTCCAGCTCGAAGTGCACCGTGCGCGTTGCGGGATCGGCAGCGGGGGCGCGTCGTGCGATGGTGGCCTCGATGTCGCGGTTCGTGGCGATGACGTGGATGACGACTTTGGTGCCCGGTGCGACGACGCCGAAGTCGACCTCGGGGGCATTCGCGGTGACGCGCACGGTGCTTCGGTCGACGAGGGAGACGATGGCGCTGCCGGGCCGCACGAACCCGCCGGGATCCATCGTACGGGTCGCGACCTCGCCGTGGAACGGTGCGCGCAGCACGCAGTCGTTGACCTCGAGCGAAGTGCCCAGCACCTTGGCTTGCTGCGCGAGGAGTTGCGCTTGCTCGCTCGAGCTCTGTGCCTCTTTTTGTTCCGCCTCGTTGGGCGAGACGAAGCCGCCATCGAGCAGGCCGTGCACGCGCGAGGCCTCGTTGGCCAGGGCCTTCTGCCGCGCCTCGAGCGCACGCGCTTGCATGGTGACGGCCTGGCTCATCGCGCTCGCGTTGCGGCAGTCGAGCGTGGCCAACACGTCGCCGCGCTTCACGATGGCGCCCGGCCGCACGAGCACCGTGTCCACGTAGGCACTGACCAGCTGCGGTCCGATGTTCGCGGAGACCCACGGCTCCAGGGTCCCCACGTAGGTGCGCGACGGGCGGTACGTCGTGCCTTGCGCGTCGACCACGGTGACGGGCTTCGGCGCATCGGCCAAGGCGACGTGGTTCGTGCGCGATTCGGCGCGGTGCACCATCGCGGTTCCCAGGGTAAGCAGCGCGGCCACCGACGCGCCGATGAGCACCGGCACGCGCCGGCCTGCGAGATGGAAGATCATGAGTCCTCGGCAATGGCGCGGCCCAAAACGGCGCGGGCGCGCGCAAGTTCAAACTGCCCCAGCGCAAGTTGAATCTCGGCATCCGTGCGCAGCGCCTCCGCATCGGCGAGCTCCACGCTCGTGCCCAGTCCCGAGCGAAAACGCGCCTCGGCCTGCGCATAGTTCGCGTGCGACGCCTCGAGGGCGCGCTGCAGTCCGGGCAGCGCATCGCGTGCAATCTGCACGGAACCATAGGCCGTGCGAATGGCCGCGGCCTCGTCGTGCTGCGCACCCGCGAGCTCTTCGCGCCGCACCTGCTCGCGTGCGCGCGAGGCGCGTTCGCGTGCGTGGACGGTGCCATCGAACAGCGGCCAGCGCAGCACGATGCCCGCGTCCCAGTTGGGCACGTTGGGGAGCCATCCATCGTGCTCCGCCGCCTCGCCATTGCCCGAGGGCGCGGCTCCTCCCGCGCGCCCCGAGATGGTGCCCGTGAGGAAAAGCTCGGGGCGCAACTCGGCCCCGATCGCGCGGGTGTGCTCCTCTTCCGCGTGAATCTCCGCCCGCATCGCGAGCAGCCGCGGATCGCGCTCGGCCGCACGGCGGAGCGCTCCGTCGAGCAGCGGCAAGTCCGGCGGCGTGGCTGGTGCGGGGCCCGCATCCAGGGAGGCGTCGTCGGAGCCCACGGCGGCGGCGAACGTCGTTTGCGCGACCGCGAGACCTCCGCGCGCGCGCACGCGCCCGATGTCGAAGCGCGTGAGATCCGCCTCGGCGCGCGTGAGCTCGATGGGCGAACGCAGGCCTGCATCGACGCCCGCCTTCGCGAGATCGCGGTGCGCCCGCGCGCGGTCGTACGCGTCCTCGGAGGCTTTCACCACCGCCTTGCTCGCAAGCACCGCGAAGTACGCTTCCTCGACGTCGAACGTGACGTCGAGCTCCGAGGATCGCGCGCGCTGCCGTTCCACATCGATGCGCGCATCGGCGGCGGCCGATTGTGCGGCAATGCGCCCGAAGTCGAAGAGCTCTTGGTTCCCGCTCGCGCCAATGAACGAATTGGCGTACGGCTGCCATGTGCCCGACGATACGGCGCGCGTTCCACCGATGCGCGGAATGTCGATGCCTCCGGGTGACACGTACCCGCCCGTCGTATTGTTCGCCGTCGCGGCAAAGAGCTGCGCGGTCACGCCCAGGGTGGGAAGCCACTGCGAACGCGGAACCTCCGCCTCTTCTTTTTGCGCCGCCACCCGCGCCAGCGCCGCACGGATGCGAGGCTGGTGCGTGCGAGCAAAGGCAAGGGCCTCGGGAAGGCTCATGGTGCGCACTTCGGCGTGGGCCGAGCCCGCCGCGAAGAACCAAGTGGCCGAGGTGGCGAGCGCGAGGCTCAACGCGAAGGGAAAACGAAGTCGAAGAAGCATCGAATCGCCCCGGTCAGAGCAGGACGTGGGCCAGCCGGGATTTTCCGGCTAAACATCGTTCCGTGGCCTTTCCTCGACTGGAATTCCTCCGAGCCAGATTGGAAATTTTCCAACTCGTCGCGTCGATGATCGCGGCCATTTCGCTGGTCACGGCGCTTGCATATTGGGACGAACGGAAAGAGTCCGCGGCGATGTTGACCGACTTTGCTCAGGAACCGTTGGCGCTGGCCGATGCGCTTTCGGCGTCCCCCGACAACTTGACGGGGGCCATCCACGCGGTGGAGCGTCCGCACGCGGTGCGCGTGTTCATCGCGAAGCCCGGCATCGAGGGACTCGTCGCGAGCGATGGATCCGTGGTGCGCTCGAAGGCCCTCGAGGGCGCGCATGGTGCCGTCCGACTCACGCGCCCCGAGGCGGCGGATCTCGGGCTGCCCGCCCGCACGGCCCTCGCAGGCGTGCGCACCTTCGAGACGGCCGGACAGCGTTGGACCGTGGCCGTCGTCGCCACGGCGCGTGCCTTTCGCGATCGCGAAGTGCGCGGGCAGTGGCGGCTGGTGCTCGGCGTGCTCGTGGCGTCGGGGCTCGTGCTCGCCTTCGGCGGGCTGGCCATGCGCACGCAGCGCAAGGAACTCGAGCTGTCGCACCAGCTCGCCGTCACCACCTTGCGAAACGAACGCGACGAGCGCCTCGTGCGCGCCGACAAGCTGGCCACGATGGGTGCGCTGGCCACGGGCATTGCGCACGAAGTCTCCACGCCGCTCGGTGTCATCGTCGGACGCGCCGAGCAGCTTCTCCCGAAGCAGAGCGACGACCGCGCACGCCGCGCCGTGGAGAGCATTCTGCAGCAGACCGAGCGCATCGACGCGGTGATACGCGGTTTCCTTTCGCTCGCGCGCGGCGCCGAGCCCTCGCTCGCGCACCGCGAGGCGGCTGCGGTGGCACGGACGGCGGTGGAGCTGGTGGAGCATCGCTTCGAGAAAGCGGAGGTTCGCCTCACGATAGATATCCCGCCCGATCTGCCGAAGATCGCGTGCGACGCGCGGCTGTTCGAGCAGGTGCTGGTCAACCTGCTGCTCAATGCTTGCGACGCCTGCGAGCGCGATGGCACGGTGCATCTCGCGGTTCGACGCCGCGAGCATGACGTCGACTTCACCGTGACCGACGACGGTGTGGGCATTCCCGCCGACGCGGCCGAGCGCGCTACGGAGCCATTTTTCACGACCAAACCGGAGGGCAAGGGGACCGGACTAGGGCTCGCCATCGCCAACGAAATCGTGAAACATCATCGAGGCTCCCTCACTCTCCGCCCGCGCGCGGATGGCCGAGGAACCCAAGCATCCGTGTCCCTTCCCATCGCCGGTGACGACCATGCCTGAGCCGCCCTCCTCTCGAAAACCTGCGCGCATCCTGGTCGTCGACGATCAAATGTCGATGGCCGAAATGATCGCCGACGGCTTGGCCGATCGCGGCTATGACGCGACGCCCATGGCCTCGAGCCGTGATGCGGCCGCGCTTCTCGAGCGTGAGCCCCTCGATTTGTTGGTGACGGATTTGCGCATGCCGCGCATCGATGGGTTGGGGCTTCTGGCGGTCTCGCGCAAGGCGGATCCATCGCGCCCGGTCATCGTCATGACGGCGTACAGCGCGGTGGATACGGCCATCGAGTCGATTCGGCAGGGCGCGTACCACTACATGACGAAGCCCTTCAAGGTGGAGGAGCTCGTGCTCTTCGTGGAAAGGGCACTGGGCGAGTCGAAACTGCGGCGCGAGGCCGTGGCGTTGCGCCGTGCGCTTCGCTCTCGGTTCGGGCTGGAGAATCTCGTCGGTGAGAGCGCGGCGATGCGTGAGGTGGGCGATCTCGTCGAGCGCGTTGCCGATGCCTCGGTGCCGGTGTTGATCACCGGCGAGACCGGCACGGGTAAGGGCCTCGTCGCCCGCGCGATTCACGCGCAAGGCGCGCGGGCGGAGGCGCCGTTCGTGTCGGTGAATTGCGCATCGCTGCCGGAGAATCTGCTGGAGAGCGAACTCTTTGGCCACGTCAAAGGCGCTTTTACGGGCGCCACCGCGAACCGTGTGGGGCTGCTCGAGGAAGCCGATGGCGGAACGCTCTTCCTCGACGAGATTGGCGAAATGGCGCCGGCCCTCCAGGCCAAGCTTCTTCACGTGCTCGAAAGCGGCACGGTTCGCGCCGTCGGTTCGAACAAGGAGCGCGCGGTGGATGCGCGCATCCTCGCCGCCACGCACCGCGACCTTCGCGAGCGCGTGACCAAGGGCGAATTCCGCGAGGACCTTTTGTACCGCCTCGACGTGGTCTCGATCGCGCTGCCGCCCCTGCGCCACCGGCGTGACGACTTGCCGGCGCTCATCGAGCATTTTCTCGCATCGGCCAAGGCGAAGCATCCGCGCTCGCCCGTGGAATCGATTGCGCCCGAGGCACTGGAGCGCATGCTCGACCACCGCTGGCCCGGCAATGTGCGCGAGCTCGAGCACGTGATGGAGCGCGCAGTGCTGCTCGGGCGCAGCCGCGAAATCGGCGTGGCCGATCTGCCCGCCACCGTGGTCGAGGGCAGTGCGGCGCCGAACGGCACGGCTTTTTCGGGGGACGTGGTTCCCTTGCGCGAGGTGCAACGCCGCTACGTGGCCTGGGCCTTCGAGCGATTCGGCGGACGAAAAGTGCTGACGGCGGAGAAGTTGGGCATCGACTTCAAAACACTGAGCCGTTGGCTCGACAGCGGAGGCGAGTCCAACGAAGGACGATAAGGACACGCGCGAGCGAAGTCGTTTCGGGCTGGCCATTCTGCTGGTGGCGCTGTTCGCGGGCGGCTTTGCGATTGCCTTTCGTGCGGCGCTGACGTTCTTTCTGCATCACGCGGCGGGCGAGGGAAATATCGTGGCGGCGCTCGCGCGTGCGCCGATATGGCTGCGGGTGCTTTCCCCCGCATTGGGCGGCTTGCTGGCCGGCGTGGTGGGATTATGGGTCGCGCGCAAGCCTGCCGGCCATGGCGTGGACGACGTCATGGAGGCGGTGGTGCTGGGGCGCGTGCACCTTTCGATGCGTGTGACCCTGATGAAGTCGCTGGCCTCGTGGCTGGCCATTGCATCGGGCGGTTCGATTGGACGGGAAGGGCCGCTGATTCAATTTGGCGGTGCCGCGGGCAAGGTGGTGAGCGATCGCCTGGGTTTATCCAGGGAGCGCGCGCGCATTCTGATTGCCGCTGGAACCGCCGCGGGGTTTGCAGCCGCGTACAATACGCCATTTGCGGCGGTGCTCTTCGTATTGGAGGTCGTGGCCGGCGTGGTGGTGCTCGACACGATGGTTCCCACATTGGTGGCGACCGCCGTGGCCACGGCGCTGACGCGTGCCGTGGTGGGGGCCGGGCCCATCTACGGGCAGCGCGCTTTCGAGCTTCGTGCCGATACGGAGTTTCTGGCCTTCGCCGGGCTCGCGATTCTTGCGACATTGGTGGCGCAGGGGTTCATGCGATTGTTGTCGATTGGCAAAAAGGCATTTCATCGCGCCGCACTTCCGCTGCCGTGGCGCCCCGCTGCGGGCGGACTGCTCGCGGGCGCCATCGTCGCGCTCCTGCCCGAGGTGGCCGGCAATGGCTACGAGCCGCTCGATGCGCTCTTGAGTGCGCGTTTCACCGCGGGGTTCGTCGTCGTGCTCTTGCTGGGCAAGGCGCTGGCCACGACGGCGTCCGTTTCCTCGGGCAGTCCCGGCGGCGTGTTCACACCGGTGCTCCTTTTGGGCGGGGGTACGGGCTATTTGTATGCCGTGGCGCTGCACCATGCCGGGATTGGTGTCGGCCCCGCAGGCGGATATGCGCTGGTGGGAATGGCCGCCGCCGTGGCCGCGACGACGCATGCTCCGCTCATGGCCGCCGTGATGGCCTTCGAGCTCTCGGGCGATTACGCCGTCGTTCTCCCATTGATTCTCGTAACGGCCTTATCCACGGGTATGTCGCGCAAATTGCGAAAGGACTCGATCTACACGGCCGAATTGCGCGACCGCGGCATTTCATGGGAGCTCACCATGGAGGGGCGGAAGATTGACCATTAGTTCAATGACGACGGTCATCGTTGTTATGCTAATGCATTTCGTATGAGATTCCTCTCGTTCTGTCTGGCATTCGCGTTATCCCTCGCGACCGGTTGCAGCGGTGGAAATTCGAAGCCGCCGGCCACGGTCCTTTCGCAGACGGGTCGACAATCCGTGCTCATCGAGGGCGTTTCAATCGTCTATCACGTGCACGGGAGCGGCCCCGTCGTATTCGCGCACCCCGGCGGCCCGGGTGCCGAGTGGTCATATCTACGCATGCCCGAGGTCGAGAAGGTGGCGACCGTCGTGTACATCGAGCCCATGGGATCGGGTGCCTCGGGGAATCTTCCCGATCCGAATGGCTACACGTTCGCGCGCTACGCGGCCTTCGTCGATGGGGTGCGCGCGCATCTGGGGGTGGACCGCTTCGTCCTGCTGGGGCATTCGCACGGCGGATTCGTGGCGCAGACGTATGCGCTCGCGTACCCCGAGCACCTGCGCGGGCTGATTCTTTACGACACATCGCCAACGACGGGCGCCGAGTGGCAAAAAGACGTCGAATCGAACTTGAAATGGTTCGAGCACGAGCCCTGGTTCGCCGAGGCCAAAGCCGGATTGGCCCAAGAGACGAGCGTCAAGACGGACGACGAGATGACGGCCGTCTTTCGTCGGGAGATGCCTTTGTACTTCGCCGACTGGACCGGGCGACAAAAGGAGTACGAGCCACTGCGTGCGCAAGTGCGTTTTGCCGTCGCACCGACCAAAAGCGGTGTGGATCCCTCGGCCCCGGCCGATGTGGGCGTGACGAACCTGTTCGATGTGCGCCCGCGCCTCGGTGAAATCAAGGCCCCCACCTTGGTTATCGTGGGCACCAAGGATTTCATCTGCTCGCGGCGATGGGCCAATGCTCTTCACGAGGGCATTCACGGCTCGAATCTCGTCGTTCTGGAGAAGAGCGGCCATATGGGTCACATCGAAGAGCCCCGCGCGCACGCCCGCGCCATCGCCGAATTCCTTGCGTCCCTGCCACCGTAGCCGCCTAGACTTCGCCTATGAGCACCTTGCGCATGCCCATCCTCGAGACCGAGCGTCTCATGATTCGTCCTTTCGTCGAGGCCGATCTCGAGGCCTGCCACGAGCTGCTCGATCGCGAGGGCGGAGAGGGTCGCTCTCTGGATGCGCGCAAGCGGTGGCTCGAGTGGACGATGGCGAGCTACGAGGAGCTCGATGCGTTGCACCAGCCGCCCTATGGCGATCGCGCCATCGTGCGAAAAGGCGAACATCGTCCCATCGGGGCATGCGGCCTCGCCCCGTGCATCCTGCCGCTGGCCAGGCTCCTCGACCCGACGGCGTCCCCATCGGACGAGGGCTACACACCCGAGGTGGGGCTCTATTATGCGTTATTCTCGCGCCAACGTGGGCAAGGCTACGCCACGGAGGTCGCGCGGACACTTGCCGACTGGGCACTGCGCAACCTGCATCTCGCGCGCATCATTGCCACGACGACCCATGACAATGCACCGTCGAAACGCGTGATGGAGCGAATCGGTATGCGCATCACACGAAACCCTCGCCCCGAGCCACCCTGGCTGCAGGTCGTCGGTATCTTGCCCAACAGGTAAAAGCACGCATGCTTTTCCTGCTCATCGTGGGGTGCGGCGCGAGCTCATTGTGGATCGTCGGTGCATGCATTTCATGTCGCGCAAATACGTTTTGCGCGTGATTCAACGTTTTCGCGGCGCGGAATGTTTCCAATTCGTGCGGCACGTCCGCTGCAAAGCTCCTTGAGTATCTCTCTAGATGCGGCATGGCCGCGAGGAGCTTTGTTTTGAACCCCAATACGACGATTTTTGCTTTAGCGTCTTTGGCTACGATGGCATTTCTCTCGGGATGCGTTGCGGCCGACGGTGATACCCAAATGAACGAGAATCCCGCCGCGGATTCCTCGGAACTTGGCGCCAACGATGGCGACGCGCAAAGCGCGGAAGCTGCACAGGCTGCGCCCAGGAATGTTCGCTCGGTGCAGAAGAACGCCGACGGCTCGATCACCGAGTCCATTTACACCCCCGCCGAGGGCATCACGCCCGAAGAACTGGCGAAGAGGCTCACCGCCGAGGGCGTGCCCGACGTGACGCTCGACGA
It includes:
- a CDS encoding alpha/beta hydrolase; this encodes MRFLSFCLAFALSLATGCSGGNSKPPATVLSQTGRQSVLIEGVSIVYHVHGSGPVVFAHPGGPGAEWSYLRMPEVEKVATVVYIEPMGSGASGNLPDPNGYTFARYAAFVDGVRAHLGVDRFVLLGHSHGGFVAQTYALAYPEHLRGLILYDTSPTTGAEWQKDVESNLKWFEHEPWFAEAKAGLAQETSVKTDDEMTAVFRREMPLYFADWTGRQKEYEPLRAQVRFAVAPTKSGVDPSAPADVGVTNLFDVRPRLGEIKAPTLVIVGTKDFICSRRWANALHEGIHGSNLVVLEKSGHMGHIEEPRAHARAIAEFLASLPP
- a CDS encoding GNAT family N-acetyltransferase; amino-acid sequence: MSTLRMPILETERLMIRPFVEADLEACHELLDREGGEGRSLDARKRWLEWTMASYEELDALHQPPYGDRAIVRKGEHRPIGACGLAPCILPLARLLDPTASPSDEGYTPEVGLYYALFSRQRGQGYATEVARTLADWALRNLHLARIIATTTHDNAPSKRVMERIGMRITRNPRPEPPWLQVVGILPNR
- a CDS encoding chloride channel protein, which encodes MALFAGGFAIAFRAALTFFLHHAAGEGNIVAALARAPIWLRVLSPALGGLLAGVVGLWVARKPAGHGVDDVMEAVVLGRVHLSMRVTLMKSLASWLAIASGGSIGREGPLIQFGGAAGKVVSDRLGLSRERARILIAAGTAAGFAAAYNTPFAAVLFVLEVVAGVVVLDTMVPTLVATAVATALTRAVVGAGPIYGQRAFELRADTEFLAFAGLAILATLVAQGFMRLLSIGKKAFHRAALPLPWRPAAGGLLAGAIVALLPEVAGNGYEPLDALLSARFTAGFVVVLLLGKALATTASVSSGSPGGVFTPVLLLGGGTGYLYAVALHHAGIGVGPAGGYALVGMAAAVAATTHAPLMAAVMAFELSGDYAVVLPLILVTALSTGMSRKLRKDSIYTAELRDRGISWELTMEGRKIDH